TGGTGGCTCAATGTCATTTGGGTAAGTAAAATTTATTTACATCAATGTTATTCTATTAGCAGACTAAAATAAGGCCAGACACAAACTCACAAATGTCATTGGCTTCTAGTCAAAAAGTAGCTCAACAAAATTCATTTGGACTCCAAACTGATCTTGTTTTCCTACATAAGATACTAAAACTAACATTCAGATCTACTCAAAACATAACTGATAAAAGCTTGGTCCGAgccttataattaattattattactattgttataaaaatGTCAGTTACTTGTGACAGGTCTTGTGTATACCAGGAACAAACTCCCAACAATAGGTAAATAAGTATAAATGGAgctgataatattataaataaatttaattgctttatttacattataataatgtgAAAAGTACTTTTGGTAACATAACACATTCTAGTGTGCTTTACTTCTTGGAACAAACCAATCACTGGGAACTATTTTTTATACAAGTTAATTTGAATTTTGGAGTTAACTTTTATCGCTCAACTCACTTCTGAAAAATGGAAATATTATAGACAGACACTCAAAAGCTCTttctatatgtaaaatattaagataataagtcTTCAGTTATTTAAATTAATCTAATGAAAATGATGTGCATAGCTATTTCTAAGCATCAAACCtcaaattatatcattaataaaattctaTACCACAAACCTTAGTTTCACTATTAAGTAATCACTAAGGTGTAGTTCTGTGCTGTACATAAAAGCTACAAAAAAGGACAAGGGCACTACATGAATACCAAATTTTAGTCTATCCCCAATTCATTTTGAACCACAGAGGAATTGAAATGCAGtgtatattattcaatatattaaacaagatttttatttctgtataatctatatataaataagaaattgaTTGTGGAGTTAAACTATGAAGGCCTGTACACATAGGTGGGTATAATCAGCTGGCACTTGGCAATCACAAATAGAGGTGATATCACATGTGGACAAACTACTTGGTAAACAAGTAGTTTCCTCATTTTCTCACCTGTAAAGTCACCCTTGCAATTGCCTGCTAATGTCTGCCCATCATACCTGCCTGTGCAGACAGGCCTTTACAGAAGATAAAAGATTCCAGACAAAGTTTTCAATTtacacaaaataatttaaaatcagtaacaaaacaccaacataattataattcataatgGTTTATTAGTTGAACAGAATTCATGGCAAATTACCCTTAATTTCCTAGAGGGAATGGTGCAACTTTCAAATTTGAGTgctataatatatgaatatttttttctagctTGAGGTACAGACATATTAAAAGCTCGTCAAAATATGACACTGGACTGTACTTtcggtatatacacacacgtttatataacCAGCAACTTCAAAAGCTCAACAAGAATTGGCATGAAATTTTCAAATACAACACCTAATCTAACACCAAACTAAATATTTGCTGAAAGATGAAATATACCAGTAATTTTTATGTTGCATTTTGTGAGGACTAATGCTACCAGCCACAATTATATATAGTTCCCATAAGTCATCCAGAAATGCAGAGGCAGTAATACCTCTACTGACCCTTTTTCAAGTTTCTATAACCACAAGACATTTGTTAATGCAATTGAGATTATAACTATTTTTCCACATCAGAGTTGTATGCCTTAACTTCTGTTATAATGGTTTTGTATGAAAATTAGTGAAAAAAGGACAACTTTCAGGTGGAGGCTCAACCTAAGTACTTTTTCAAATTGCCTTTTTCATAATAGTGCTACATAGTTCTGAGTTGCAggattcctttgtttttcttagaATATTTCTCATGCATCAGGGAACAACAATTAACAAATGGAGAAACATttcagaaaattaagaaaaatcatATTACCACTCAATGGTAATGTAAATACCCTTACAGAGTCATGCTAGTAGGCACTTGAAGatatgagaaaataaatgaacatttaaaataattttttttaacaggttATAGAATATGGTGTTTGTCAGTACGTTAACATATAAAAACATCACTGGTTATTGAACTGAATAGCACTGAAAATTCACTATCATCCTTAACCCTTTGAGGAGATGCAGTCTGCTATAATCACACTTTCTTGCTTATGATGTCTGTCTAGTATGTGGTTCACTGCAACTACAGTTTTTCTAATTCTGCTCTATTAAGAAAGTGtactttttctataaaaattataCTCAAACTCTAATATGTTTGTGGCAGCGATGAGAATCATATACACTATTAAAGCAATAATTTGGGAAATATCCAGTTTCTTCAGATTCTGAATTGGATGATAAGTTTGTTTAATAAAGGTAATACTTAATTTTTATAATGCCACTGGGAAAACACTGCTAAATAGAGTAATTATAGACTTCAGAAATGTGTAGATGTATTCAGGCTTGTGCACATGCTATAACATGCATGGAATATGAAGATTTTGTATACCGTGCATCTTTACAAGCAtgtcttttgtatatatttaaaatcttgaCACTTATGTTGAAAAATCAATCCTAGGTAATTTCTCTGCACTTTCAACAGTTTATGTCATGAACTGTGCATTTCCAAAAAGATATCAAGTATTATAGGAAAGCTGCCTTGTGTTAAAACTAAACATGACATATcacctattacaattttttacACATCTGATGTGATGCCATCTATGTCAGTGAACTGTAATACATGCTGTTTTAATCGTAACAGCATTCTCTCTCCATGGATTTGCATATGAATGGAACTGAATTTTTTCTCATATAATTAGATCAATCACATAAATTGAAAAGTATGAAATATGCAGTTATATTAGTATTTCATCCTACCTATACAAGCAATCAATTATAACAAATCTGAAATTTACTGAAGCTTTATAAATTTGCTCTCCATATAGATACATTCCTTAGCCTTTATCTCATCAAAAGAAATTAAATCACAAACTGTATCTCTTGTCCTCAAAGGTTTAAGTGGAGCTTTAAGGTAACTCCATTttgtttttgaagtttttttttctacaacctGGGTTTCATTCCAATTCCATTTActgtaaatggaaaaaataataatacttacatagtatattcatataatgaagataaatttATTCTCACAGAGTCAAGGACACCTTTGAAAAGTAACCATCATAAATTTTCTCAATTACTCCTTGGGTACTGcagaattaataagaaaaaaggagattgaTAAGGCATGTTTACTGAACTACACACAGATATAAAGTCAAAACTAAGTTCAAGTACCTCAATAATCATATGTTCATTTATACAAGTATTTACAAAAGAAAGTGATAAAATTTTGAGCCATACACCACAAAGTAACAAGCATTATTACTGGCATTAATATTGAAGGATATCACATTCAGAATATTTGAGatgttaatgaatataaaattaagaattaattTTGAAAGGTCTAACATAAAAAAGGCTAGCCACAGAGGCTAAGGCCAACATGTTCTTTCTTTGTTCAAAATAAGCTCAAAGTTAGGTAGCACTTTTTACACCATTCATCAATTACCCTCTGTAAAGATTTAAATGCTCACATAATGCCTTGACATCACACAGAGCATCTTTTTTGGAAGAATGTGCACCAAAACAACCTGTTTTAAAACATTGTCCCTTTTTATCAAGCTGAATTCCAAAAAACATTTACTTAATTGCATATTTAACATAAATCTTCCACACTATGCAAAGTTCTGTAATAAATGAAAGTCTACAAGCTTCAGTTTTATGGTAACATCTTAGTGTTGAACAGTCACTGCTCATgaaacatacagacaaaacaaGCATATTGATGAAAAACAAGCTGAAGACTTCATGAATTACTAACAGTTCTCAATTTTCAAAACAGACCACCACAACATAAAAAGttctaaagttaaaaaaaaaaaaaaaaaaaaaaaggatatataaataacaaatggtTCTCCAAAGTAAGACATTATCACTAATACAAAATATGGAATATTTTATCTAATGAAACTTATCATTTCATTTGGCAAGGAAATTCCCATACATCCCAAAGAGATCTCGTTTTACTTGATCTTAGCCTATTCAAATCCACCAACATTTACTCACTTAACCCATCCCTGCCGGGTCACATGTACCAGCACATAACAAACCACTTGGTCTGCAGGGTACGCCTATACGAGCAGCAATGCGCCAGGGCATGTGGAGCGGGATGTTCAGCTTGATGTAGCAGAGTCTCACACCCAGTGTGTCTGACCGTTGTCATAAATCACCAGAGTTTATCACACTCAGGGATTTCTGTTACCCAGCAGTGAAgggttaaataagtaaataaagattgCTACAAGTTTTCCAGTGTAAAAGAATTTCTGATATGAAGATTTTACATATGTAACAGTCACTGTAAACAATTTGAAACTTGGAGCATACAACTACAGGTATTCATACCGCTTTAGAATCTGAGACAGAAGTGTTATggatacatatttttcatatctctctttgTAAATTATTACAATGATGCATTCCCTTCCTACGTACATACTTATGGTTAAATTTCCAATATAATTCACTTTAATAACTGCTTATACTCTAGAGAGTGGGTTGGTTAACAGAATCTACTGAACTGGTTGTGGCTGAGAAGTGGCAGGTGGGTTGCTGGGGATTCCTTGGAATGACTCTGGTGGCAACGTGGCACTTACTGAAAGGACAGGGTAGTTTGATTTACATTAATGTCAGCCTGTcatattgcttttatttatgaaatgaaataacattGTTAAAATGCAAATCAGAATTTCCTTGTTTCACCTAGTGCACTAAATCCTTTACTGCTTGAAGGTAGCAATTGCTTGAGTTATAGATTCACAATATCTCAAGAGCATTTCTGACTATACATCCATACTCTACATTAAGAGCTTGGCTTACCTGTGATTGGGGGCATCCCAGGAAGATTAATTGGGGTAGTCACTGGCATTCCTGGGATTGATGGCATTGATGGTGCTAGTggtcacgagaaaaaaaaagtctaaatctATAGTtcataaaaccaaaatataaattaCCCACTGTTGGGCTACTTCATAGTGAATAAAGAGTGCATGTGATTACTGTATACATATGCAATTATAGATGGACAGATGTGAACTAACTGTAAAAGTAATTATTGTGGCAAACAGACAAATCATGCTACAATGTTGTGCTAAAAGGCAGTTCCTGAAAATACTTAATGATCTAAACTGATACACATTCCTGCTTTTACTTtccgaataaaaaatatatattcaagattTATTTCATATTCACACAAGAATTTACTTTCTGGGTACCTTGACATGCATAATTCTTTTCAGGCAATCACATTATCTACCTACAAGCAAGTCCACAGACTTCAAAATAAGCTATGACATACTTGATACTAACCTGCAAAAGTGGGAGGAACTGGTGGGGTGACCATAGGTGGTGATGAGAAGTACATATTCAGAGAGGGTGCTGGTGGCTGGGGCAGAGACATCGGTGTGGTAATGCCAACACTAGGTGGGGCACCTTCAGACCCTCCTATCACCGGAGGAGCCATGACTGGGACAGTTGGGGCCCCACCCATCATCAAGGGGCTTGGCTGTGGCATGGCTGAAGGCTGGAAGTTCATTGGTTGCATTGGTATCTCAGTGGAGACTTGCATTGGTGGCGGTATGGGAGTTTGGATAGGAGGTGCAATAGATGTGGGATTTGGGATGGGAGTTTCAACTGGTACTTGGACTGGGGCATATGACGTGGTGGCAATAGGGGCCTGAGAATAAGGTGTTGGAGCTGGAACAACTGGAGAAGTGACACTTGCTGGCAGCTCAGCTGGTGGGGGAATAGAAGTTGGAGTgaatggtgaaggtggtggtatACTGGgcacagcagtagtagcagctggCATGGCAGCAGTGGTAGCAGCAGTTGCTGTGGCTGTAGCATATGCTGGATTAGCTTCAGGGGCTGCTGTAAAGGCAGTGGGTGGAGGAATTGTAGATGTTGCTGTCGTTGTGCTTTCTGATAAACTCATATCATTTATACTTGAAACAACTGTATCTACACCGCTTCCAGTGGccacctaaaaaaatataaaagtaatatgtaTTACAAATCAAAATGAGGGCAATAAAATGGTTCCATCCCAAGTTATTTTATCAATCAGAAATGATCTTCTATAAACATTTATCAACATTACCAGAAGACAGATTACTAACAAATTCTACACTACTCAACCCTCTGGTGCTGAAAATTATTCAAATTTGAAATTATTCAATACAAACTTTTCACATTTTTACACTAAAGAAAATCATTACCTGTAACAATGGTTCTGATGAAGAAACAGCCTCGGTTTGAGCGGGTTGTGTTTGGGATACATTACGCTGGGTAGGAATACGATGAAGATATCCATAGCCAATCCCACATCCCAAGCtacaagataaaatataaaatatatatatggggagcaAATCATTAAAGGACTTCTTACTTATAACTCAATAGCCCTGTATGTCAAAAGTAGATGCAATGTCCActgcaatttatatataaaggcaCCATAAGTGCTTGCTTCAAGTAGTCAAATtgttagtcctacctatcttacCTGTTTACCCTATTCCTTGATTTATGGagattcatttttattactttattacctttattattagcagcattttgatattaaaacaagcataatttcaataatattataattataattataatgataataataataatgataatgataatgataataataataataataataataataataataataataataataataataataccaatatcatcAATAGCACTTGGGGGAACCTCCCCAAGTTCAAGGAATTAGGAAGTCAGGTGCCCACTAACTACAAGGACCAATGAGTTAAACagattaaaaaagtgaaaaggctACAACATACATATCTCACATTCAGTGTACATATCAACCATACCAACACTCCACAATTTCACAATTTCATTTCCAACCTTCTCTCAAAGTTCACTTATGATTGGGAACAAAGAAGAGAGTAACCAGATTCTTACCTTCCTGATCCTCCCCACTGAGTATCGGGCGTAACAGTCACTTCCCTACAAGCGTCTGTGTCAACATTGTACACATAGAGCTTGAGTGGTCGACCTTCATGGGCTTCAATGAGTGAGAAGAGGTCCTCACTCTCGTGCAGGACCGAGTCAGCACCAATGATATAATCTGTGTAGGCCTGGAGGCCAGCAATGTCTGCTGGAGAGTCTGGTTCAACTTCCTGTGAGATTGAAAAAGAGGTGCTGGTAACTTGTGCATATCAACTGGTATACATAAATCCATTACCAAAAGTTTCAATTCAAGTCATACAAACACCTTTACCAGTAACTTACAAGTATATGCCAAACATTCTCATTTGCTCCCTCAAAGGAACAAAATCGGATGGATACGCCAAGCAGCCCCTGTCCACCCCAGAGGTTGGAAGGGGTAATAGACACTGTTCGTAGAGTCTGGGTCTTGCTGCTATAGACAGTCATCTTTAGCTCTTTCTCAATTGAACTTTTTAAGAGTTCTTTCAGAGTATCATTGTCTTGATCCTGCAATTCAAGTTTTTGACCAAATATTTATACTAAAGTCTAGATTTTTAAGTTAATTCTATATAGAGCAAGACATTTAAGAAGATTAAATTACTAGGAACAACCAGACATATCTAAATATTCacgtttcattatcaatatcaatctcAGATTGTGGCATGTATTAAACAACAATCTACAGGGTTGATGAATAATCTGTACCTACCAATCTTGTGTTTCCAATAGCAACAATGAAATCAAAGAATGCTTCTAATCCTGCTAGTTGGCCAGGGGAATTCTCTTgtacctgaaaaaaagaaaaagatgtacaATAAATATGGTACAATACATGAACTGATCAATTATCACTAATTACAAATAAGCAAAATATATTACCTCTCTCACTGTAGTAAAAAGCAAAGCGATATAATTACTCAAATTCTATAACCACAGAAGAGTTTACACTTCTGTGACCTACAACTATAATGCATATGTGCTCATAAAATAGTGATTAGCAGTTCCTTTCTCCACTCGTGATGGGATTTCTCTGCACCATACCGAGCCACGGGCAGGGCTCTGCCAGACACTCAAGGGAAATATTGGAAGCAAAGGAAGCACACAATTACCTGACTAAGAGTTTGACAGCACCACACAATATTTTTCACAAAATGAGGCAAAAAGGAGAATCAAGGGGTCACTTGGCTTAAGTTAGCTTACAATATTCATACATGAATGTGGAAATTACTGTATGATTGTTAGAGCCTACCTCTGGTTATTTCTTGGTGTAACAAGGACATAAGTGCTGTTGTCAGCATTTTGCACTAGGTACACCTGCTTGCAAACATACATATGGCATCTGATAATGACATTATGTACAGATATGATTTCAGAATCTCCAGAGAATATTTTctaacacacgcgcacacacacacacacgcacacacacacacgcacacacacacacacacacgcacacgcacacgcacacacaccaatggTTAGTATTTGTATAAAATGCAAAGTATCTATCTCAAAAAATGTAAGTAAATCATGTCACTCTAGCCATGGTATTCATAGTATCTAATTTATTATATGAGGAGGGAATGATTTAGTATTATACTGAAAAAGTAGTTTAAAGGGTACTTTCCTGCATCCCGAAAATCTGAAGAAATTTTGTAATGCCGCTGTCAATTTTTGTATTGTGTAGAGATGCAAACAGCTATCGCACCTGGCATTTGGAACTGTCCAGCATCTACTATTCTGATGTGCCTCTAAATCAGTCTTTAGCATTTGAAAgatcattagaatatatatataaaaaaacaccagTGCTCCTCAAAAACTAGATAGATACTTAGTATCACGTTGAAATAGTAGAATATTCTTTGTGTGTTTCTAGGAAAATTGTAAGCTGTGGATGGCAcaccatgaaagaaaaaaaaaaaagaaagaaaaaaaaaagaaaaagaaaaagaaaaaaagaaaaaaaaaaaaaaaaatatatatatatatatatatatatatatatatatatatatatatatatatatatatatatatatatatataatcaaattgattgacaaacaaacaaataaaaaaataaataataataaaaaataaataaataaataaattcaagaGCAGTATCTCTCAAATGAATTCAGTCAGGGCTAAACAAGCTAACAACAGTTTAGCACACACAACTTAGGGCAGCTTAAAATGCACAGGGCACTTGTACCTATCACCCAGCATTTGAGGACAATTCATAACATGATTAGACATCAACTGGCATGGGTGGCTATTCTAAGAGAGAAGCGGGGTTATTAATCAATTAATGGCCCAAGACTTTGAGTGTGCCAAACATCAGAAACAACTCAGTGTACTatggaaggttttaaaaaatattaaaagattgaTTTTTGTAAATATCCGACAGACCACCAACAAGTGGTAGTGAATGAGTGAGGGCTGAATCAAATTGTATTCCTCATCAAGTTCAGTTCTTAGTAACTGAAAAAAGATGAGTAATGCCTAGGATGGCCATAGTATGAGCCATTATTAGTGCTCTTGTTTGAACTTTCACCAAGAATGCATGCACTATGACAG
The Penaeus monodon isolate SGIC_2016 chromosome 9, NSTDA_Pmon_1, whole genome shotgun sequence DNA segment above includes these coding regions:
- the LOC119577181 gene encoding Golgi reassembly-stacking protein 2-like → MGGSHSVEIPGGGMEGYHVLRVQENSPGQLAGLEAFFDFIVAIGNTRLDQDNDTLKELLKSSIEKELKMTVYSSKTQTLRTVSITPSNLWGGQGLLGVSIRFCSFEGANENVWHILEVEPDSPADIAGLQAYTDYIIGADSVLHESEDLFSLIEAHEGRPLKLYVYNVDTDACREVTVTPDTQWGGSGSLGCGIGYGYLHRIPTQRNVSQTQPAQTEAVSSSEPLLQVATGSGVDTVVSSINDMSLSESTTTATSTIPPPTAFTAAPEANPAYATATATAATTAAMPAATTAVPSIPPPSPFTPTSIPPPAELPASVTSPVVPAPTPYSQAPIATTSYAPVQVPVETPIPNPTSIAPPIQTPIPPPMQVSTEIPMQPMNFQPSAMPQPSPLMMGGAPTVPVMAPPVIGGSEGAPPSVGITTPMSLPQPPAPSLNMYFSSPPMVTPPVPPTFAAPSMPSIPGMPVTTPINLPGMPPITVSATLPPESFQGIPSNPPATSQPQPVQ